CCGCTAGAAGTAGCTTTAGCCCAAGAGCAAACTGCCAATCTTCCTACCTTGATGGCAGAGTTTGGGCAAGAATTCCATAAGGTGATGAATAGCTTGTTACAATTAGAACCTGCTGAAGAAAGTGTTCCTGCTCAACCTACTTTGAAAATAGAAAGTGTTGAGTTCGCCAAAGAAATCGATCGAGCAGCTATTAGGGAAAGTTTAAAACAACTTGCCGAACTTTTACAATTTGATGTGGGACGAGCATTCGATTATCTTGGAGAATTAGAAGCACAGTTTAAAGGAACTAATTACTGGCTGAAGTTTGAAAGGATGCGACAATCTGCGATCGAATTTGAAATTGATGCCGCATTACAACAATTACACCAAATTGAAGAAGAAATAGGAGTTAAGTAATTTTAGATTGATATCATTTCCGGTTAATAAAATATTCCCAATCCACATCACTACAGTGTAGGTTCTTATATTGCACTTAATCACTGCCCTGAAGTTTGGGGTGGAGTTCGTTAAGCGCGATTACCTTCTACATTTTTTCCTGACAACGTTGCCAATAAATCTGAGCAACTTTATCTTGAGGATTGATAGAAAGACATTGGGCAAAAACTTTAGCAGCGTGTTCCAATTCACCTAGACTATAAAGTAAGACTGCTTGTTCAAATCCGGTTTTAGTTGACAGTTTAGCTGCTTTAATTTCGGGTAAATCAGCATCAAATACTTCGTAAACAGTAATCATTTCTGATTTGCCTTTAACTTTTACTTTATCGATGAGACGGATATGATAAACATTAGCATTATTTAATGCTAAAAAAGTATAGTGAGAAATTAATAAAGATACGCCATAATTTTTAGTTAATCCTTCAATTCGAGAAGCTAAGTTAACAGCGTCACTAACTACTGTAGTATCAATGCGCGATCGACCACCAACAGTACCCAGAATCATTGTACCCGTATTAATTCCAATCCCTATTTTAATTGGTAAACATTTCTGACTTTTCCGTTCTTCATTAAACTCACGCAGCGCATTTAACATGGCAATAGCAGCTTTGACAGCATTATCAGCTTCACCGCTAAATAATGCCATAATTGCATCTCCAATGTATTTATCAATGAACCCGTAATTTTGAATAATTTCCGGTTCCATTCGGCTAAGATAAGCGTTAATAAATTGAAAATTTTCAGCCGGAGTCATGCTTTCTGATAAAGTTGTGAAATCTCGAATATCAGAAAATAATACAGACATTTCTTTTTGGACTTGGTTGCCCAATTCAACATCAAGAATACTTTGTTTATTCAAAAGTTGAATAAATTGATGGGGAACAAAACGAGAATAAGATACGTTAAGTGCGAGTAATTGGTCGGTTAATTTCAGCCGTTCTGCTTCGGATTTTTTCCGTTCAGTTATGTCTCGTAAAACTAACAGTGTATATGTAATTTGTCCAGATTTATCATAAATTGGAGTTGCCCAACTTTCCAAGGGAATAATCTTATTGTGTCGATGAATTTCTAGGTCATCGACTGTAGAAGATTCCCCTTGCAAAGCGCGAACAATAGGTAAGTTTTGATATGGGTATAGTTGATTGGTTCCAGCAACATAAACTTGGTAAATTTCAGCAAACTCCTCAATTTTAACATGACGAATAATTCCTGTACCCAAAAGTTCTTGAGCAGCATAATTCAAGTAATAAATTTCATAATTACTATCAATAACTGCCACACCGATTGGGACTGCTTCTAAAAATTGAGCTAGTTTTCTTTCGCTTTCTCGTGCTGTTTCTTCGGCTTTGTATTCTAATTCGGCGGTAACTGTATCGTAATGTGCGGTAGCCGTTTCTAATAAAATTTCTAAATCATTCTTTTGCTTTTGTAATTCTAAGGCGTGGTCTCCTGCGATCGCAATTGCCGAAGTAATTAATGCCGTTAATGGAGCAATTACAGGTAGCCACCAACTAGTTAAAAAAGCTAAATAACTGCTAAATATCAGGCTACCTCCAGTCACTAAAATTAAAATGGTAAAAATTATCCATTTCTCAGCAAATTTATGAATAAATTGTTTGGCTGACAGTAATTTCCAACTTCCGCTAGCGCCAACAAAAGACCAAAATAAAACCCAAAAAATTTTGTTTGGCTCCGACCAAAATTTAATAAAAGGTCGATCGTGTAAAGCAGCATTTAAAATTTGGCTAGCTAAATTAGCATGAATTACCACGCCTGGTGTTCTTTTGGGGCTACCAAAAGGATTATT
The sequence above is a segment of the Phormidium ambiguum IAM M-71 genome. Coding sequences within it:
- a CDS encoding CHASE2 domain-containing protein — its product is MRTKLSKIIRQWRSVLIIAPSVAGLVIIANYLGLFQLLEWAALDQFFRLRPRESVDSRIVIVTVDESDINYTNQWPISDTVLTKLLQKIKAQQPKVIGLDIYRNLPVPPGNSELIKLFKSTPNLIGVEKVVGNTVAPPPILSKLGQVGIADLVIDADGKVRRGLLSIRTNEGKTKLSLGTTLALMYLESEGIKLRAIDPKKKILGLGKAVFVPFTGNEGAYIRANSGGYQILLNYRGNLEDFQTISLQDVLSDRIPKNMMRDRIVLIGVTGSSFNDLFFTPYSNNPFGSPKRTPGVVIHANLASQILNAALHDRPFIKFWSEPNKIFWVLFWSFVGASGSWKLLSAKQFIHKFAEKWIIFTILILVTGGSLIFSSYLAFLTSWWLPVIAPLTALITSAIAIAGDHALELQKQKNDLEILLETATAHYDTVTAELEYKAEETARESERKLAQFLEAVPIGVAVIDSNYEIYYLNYAAQELLGTGIIRHVKIEEFAEIYQVYVAGTNQLYPYQNLPIVRALQGESSTVDDLEIHRHNKIIPLESWATPIYDKSGQITYTLLVLRDITERKKSEAERLKLTDQLLALNVSYSRFVPHQFIQLLNKQSILDVELGNQVQKEMSVLFSDIRDFTTLSESMTPAENFQFINAYLSRMEPEIIQNYGFIDKYIGDAIMALFSGEADNAVKAAIAMLNALREFNEERKSQKCLPIKIGIGINTGTMILGTVGGRSRIDTTVVSDAVNLASRIEGLTKNYGVSLLISHYTFLALNNANVYHIRLIDKVKVKGKSEMITVYEVFDADLPEIKAAKLSTKTGFEQAVLLYSLGELEHAAKVFAQCLSINPQDKVAQIYWQRCQEKM